Within Desulfolithobacter dissulfuricans, the genomic segment CAGCCGCTGATTGGCGGAAAAGCAGTAGAGGGAACCAAACTCAGGAAGATGGCGACGCAACCCCCGGATCACCTGGTTGTAGCGCAGGGTCTGGCCCACGGTCAGGGTAAAGCGGTTTTTGCCCTCTGTGGCCAGGGCAACCATTGCCTCGCCTTCCGCTACCCGGGCAGCCAGAGGTTTTTCCACCAGCAGCGGCTTGGTGGCCGCCGCACAAGAGCGGGCGATTTCCAGATTAAAGGCCGGTGGGACCACTGAGATAACCGCTTCCACCTCCGGCGCTGCGACCAGGTCGCGCCAGTCACGGTACCAGGAACAGTGCCATTGCCTGGCCTGCTCCCTGCCCTGCTCCGACCTTCTGCTGATGGCGACAAGCTCAAGCCCGTCCACATCATTTTGTATATGCCCGGCATAGCGGCTACCGTGGCGACCGGTACCGATGATACCCACACGTACCATGCCTACTCGTGCTCCGGGGACAGACAGAGTTGCTCCCAGCCTTCCGGCAGAAGGGCTGGATCCATTTCCAGTTCCACCAGAAAACCCTCTAATGTTTCCACAGTACAGTTGACCGATGAAGCCCGCTCGCCGCGGCCAACCTCCTCCAGCTCGTTCTCGAGGAAATGGACGAGTCTGTCCCGGAGCAGGTCCGGAAAAGAACCCCAGTCATGGCCGGTGCGCTGACAAAAAGACTTGAACCGGTGGAAGTTGATTATGGTCCGGGCGATTCCCCGGTAGATGGATAGATCGCGGTTGGAGGGTTCCAGGTCGCGCAGGACAATATCGCGAAATCTGGCCGCCGCAGCGTCCAGCAGGGCATGATACTCCTCCGGATGGAGGCTGAGCCCCGGGCCATCCGGGTCCTCGGTCAGATAATGGAGAGTCGCATGGAGGGCAATTTCAGGAATCTCCCCGGAATCGCGGAGAATAAAAATCTCATCTTCGATGATCTGGCTGCGTTCCCCGGACATCACGATCCTTCTGAATCGTTACCGTTGTCAAGCCGGAACAGGGTGCGGACCGTATTGATCCGTTCCTGACGCTGGCTGCAATGGTGATCGGTTTTCAGGTACTGCATGGGGTGATGCAGCATCTTCGAAACAATGGCCGAGGCCATTTTTTCCACAGACTTCTGTTCCTTACTGCTTAAATTCTTCAGACGGGGAAGCGTCTTTTCCAGCTCGGCCCGGCAGATGGCCTCGGCCATCCTGCGCAGCTCGACAATGGTGGGTGTAACCTCCATGTTCTCGAGCCACTGGCTGAACTTCAGGGTCTCCTCCTCCACGATCCGCTCGGCCTTGACCGCCTCCCGGTCCCGTTCGGCCTTGTTCATCTCCACCACATTGTTAAGATCATCAATGTCGTAGAGATAGACATTCTCCAGGTCATTGATTTTTGGATCGAGATCGCGGGGAACGGCAATATCGATGAAAAAAAGCGGCTGGTTGCGGCGCTCGCGCATTACCGGTTTGACATCATCCCTGGTCAGGATGATCCCGGGCGCACCAGTGGAACTGATGATGATATCCACATTGAGCAGCTCCTCGATCAGTTCATCAAGCGAGACCGCCCGGCCTCCAAAACGCCTGGCCAGATTCACGGCCCGCTCCAGGGTCCTGTTACAGACCACCACGTCCTTAATGCCCTGTCCCACCAGATGTTCGGCTGCCAGCTCGGCCATCTCGCCGGCGCCAACAAGCATGACCCGCTTGTCACGGAGTTGACCGAAAATTTTCCTGCCCAGCTCCACAGCCGCATAACTGATGGACACCGCAGCAGCGCCGATGCGGGTTTCGGTCCGCACCCTCTTGGCCACGGAAAAAGATTTATGCAGCAGCTTGTTGAGGATGGTGCCGGCGGTCTGCAGTTCAGAGGCGTAACGAAAGGCCTCCTTGAGCTGGCCAAGTATCTGGGCCTCGCCCACTATCATGGAATCGAGGCTGGAGGCCACCATGAACAGATGACGAATGGCCTCCTGGTTCAGGTACCGGTACACGTACCTGTCGAGCTCGGCCGGTGGTACCGCCTGGCCAAAAAGCAGGTCCAGGACCTCCTGGACGGAGCGGTCCGGATCCTCACAGGTAAAGAGCACCTCCACCCGGTTGCAGGTGGAGAGGAGATAATACTCCTTGAGCCCGGACAGACTGCCCAGTGCTGCGAGCGGATCCTCATAGCCGCCTGACAGTGCGAGCTTTTCCCGCACTGCCAGGGGAGTGGTCTTATGATTTACCCCGAGCAGGACTATGGTATCAGGTGGCATAGGTGTGCACCCCTTCCAGAAGAAAGGTAACGCCCCACAGGGTAAAGAGAACGGAAATAAAGGCGATGATGGTCATGATCGCCGCCCGCCG encodes:
- the hemA gene encoding glutamyl-tRNA reductase, with the translated sequence MPPDTIVLLGVNHKTTPLAVREKLALSGGYEDPLAALGSLSGLKEYYLLSTCNRVEVLFTCEDPDRSVQEVLDLLFGQAVPPAELDRYVYRYLNQEAIRHLFMVASSLDSMIVGEAQILGQLKEAFRYASELQTAGTILNKLLHKSFSVAKRVRTETRIGAAAVSISYAAVELGRKIFGQLRDKRVMLVGAGEMAELAAEHLVGQGIKDVVVCNRTLERAVNLARRFGGRAVSLDELIEELLNVDIIISSTGAPGIILTRDDVKPVMRERRNQPLFFIDIAVPRDLDPKINDLENVYLYDIDDLNNVVEMNKAERDREAVKAERIVEEETLKFSQWLENMEVTPTIVELRRMAEAICRAELEKTLPRLKNLSSKEQKSVEKMASAIVSKMLHHPMQYLKTDHHCSQRQERINTVRTLFRLDNGNDSEGS